A genomic stretch from Helianthus annuus cultivar XRQ/B chromosome 1, HanXRQr2.0-SUNRISE, whole genome shotgun sequence includes:
- the LOC110868500 gene encoding protein GRAVITROPIC IN THE LIGHT 1 isoform X1 — translation MANKVTNFSDLIQRVTSSCLLHPIGTPRHYTNDVTDDDSDSDTKSEKFYDDGELDDVAPEEGRTGVCKSERETEMETLLNEVFETVSFMKKAYVSLQQAHCPWDPDKMRSADVAVVAEMKKLGVLRERFRRRVLRGGGGGGGERVVAGVTVREVVAPYEAAMEKMKVEVRNKEKEIENLKEKLKSVAVVSGGSGSRKSRSHSHHHQSKKKVNYSSQLPVSPSPMPEHFESCISSVKEGSKSFTSLLLSLMKSAHWDIAATVRSIEASTATTTTTSTPTATTDSIVGPNHAKYALESYVNRKIFQGFDHETFYMDGSLSSLLNPDQFRAECFTQYRDMKAMDPIELLGVLPTCQFGKFCSKKYISIVHPKMEESLFGDLEQRRQVLAGNHPRTRFYGEFLVLAKAVWLLHLVAFSLDPPPTHFEGSRGAEFDSRYMESVVRFPGGRVAAGHVVGFPVSPGFKLGDGSVVKARVYVVPRSEL, via the exons atggCTAACAAGGTCACCAATTTCTCAGATCTGATCCAACGGGTCACATCCTCCTGCTTACTCCACCCAATCGGCACCCCCCGCCACTACACCAACGACGTTACAGACGATGATTCCGATTCCGACACCAAATCGGAGAAATTCTACGACGACGGTGAACTGGATGACGTGGCACCGGAGGAAGGAAGAACAGGAGTTTGTAAATCAGAGAGAGAAACAGAAATGGAGACGTTGTTGAACGAGGTGTTTGAAACGGTGTCGTTTATGAAGAAGGCGTATGTTAGCTTACAGCAGGCGCATTGTCCTTGGGATCCGGATAAGATGAGGTCGGCTGACGTGGCAGTGGTGGCGGAGATGAAGAAGCTAGGGGTTTTGAGAGAGAGGTTTAGGAGGAGAGTGTTGAgaggcggcggtggtggtggtggtgagagggTGGTGGCCGGAGTTACGGTGAGGGAGGTGGTGGCGCCGTATGAGGCGGCGATGGAGAAGATGAAGGTGGAGGTGAGGAACAAAGAGAAGGAGATTGAGAATTTGAAAGAGAAGTTGAAATCGGTTGCGGTGGTTAGTGGCGGAAGTGGTAGCCGGAAAAGTAGATCTCACTCTCATCATCATCAGTCAAAGAAGAAAGTTAACTACAGTAGTCAACTACCAG TTTCGCCGTCGCCAATGCCGGAGCATTTCGAATCATGCATAAGTTCAGTAAAAGAAGGATCAAAATCATTCACATCGTTACTCCTCTCATTAATGAAATCAGCACATTGGGACATAGCAGCCACCGTTAGATCCATTGAAGCGTCCAccgcaaccaccaccaccaccagcaccCCGACCGCCACAACAGACTCTATTGTAGGCCCGAATCACGCCAAATACGCCCTCGAATCATACGTCAACAGAAAAATCTTCCAAGGTTTTGATCATGAAACATTCTACATGGACGGAAGCCTGTCATCTCTCCTAAACCCTGACCAGTTCCGAGCCGAATGCTTCACGCAATACCGCGATATGAAAGCGATGGATCCGATAGAGCTTCTTGGAGTCCTGCCCACGTGTCAGTTTGGGAAATTCTGCTCGAAAAAGTATATTTCGATTGTGCATCCGAAGATGGAGGAATCGTTGTTCGGGGATCTTGAACAGCGGCGGCAGGTGTTGGCCGGTAACCACCCGAGGACCCGGTTTTATGGAGAGTTTTTAGTTCTGGCTAAGGCGGTTTGGCTGCTTCATTTGGTTGCGTTTTCGTTGGATCCGCCGCCGACGCATTTTGAAGGGAGTCGAGGGGCGGAGTTTGACTCGCGGTATATGGAGAGTGTGGTGAGGTTTCCGGGCGGTAGGGTGGCTGCCGGACATGTGGTTGGGTTTCCGGTGAGTCCAGGGTTTAAGCTTGGGGATGGATCAGTTGTAAAAGCTAGGGTGTATGTTGTTCCTAGAAGTGAATTATAG
- the LOC110868500 gene encoding protein GRAVITROPIC IN THE LIGHT 1 isoform X2: MANKVTNFSDLIQRVTSSCLLHPIGTPRHYTNDVTDDDSDSDTKSEKFYDDGELDDVAPEEGRTGVCKSERETEMETLLNEVFETVSFMKKAYVSLQQAHCPWDPDKMRSADVAVVAEMKKLGVLRERFRRRVLRGGGGGGGERVVAGVTVREVVAPYEAAMEKMKVEVRNKEKEIENLKEKLKSVAVVSGGSGSRKSRSHSHHHQSKKKVNYSSQLPVSPSPMPEHFESCISSVKEGSKSFTSLLLSLMKSAHWDIAATVRSIEASTTSTPTATADSIVGPNHAKYALESYVNRKIFQGFDHETFYMDGSLSSLLNPDQFRTECFTQYRDMKAMDPIELLGVLPTCQFGKFCSKKYISIVHPKMEESLFGDLEQRRQVLAGNHPRTRFYGEFLVLAKAVWLLHLVAFSLDPPPTHFEGSRGAEFDSRYMESVVRFPGGRVAAGHVVGFPVSPGFKLGDGSVVKARVYVVPRSEL; encoded by the exons atggCTAACAAGGTCACCAATTTCTCAGATCTGATCCAACGGGTCACATCCTCCTGCTTACTCCACCCAATCGGCACCCCCCGCCACTACACCAACGACGTTACAGACGATGATTCCGATTCCGACACCAAATCGGAGAAATTCTACGACGACGGTGAACTGGATGACGTGGCACCGGAGGAAGGAAGAACAGGAGTTTGTAAATCAGAGAGAGAAACAGAAATGGAGACGTTGTTGAACGAGGTGTTTGAAACGGTGTCGTTTATGAAGAAGGCGTATGTTAGCTTACAGCAGGCGCATTGTCCTTGGGATCCGGATAAGATGAGGTCGGCTGACGTGGCAGTGGTGGCGGAGATGAAGAAGCTAGGGGTTTTGAGAGAGAGGTTTAGGAGGAGAGTGTTGAgaggcggcggtggtggtggtggtgagagggTGGTGGCCGGAGTTACGGTGAGGGAGGTGGTGGCGCCGTATGAGGCGGCGATGGAGAAGATGAAGGTGGAGGTGAGGAACAAAGAGAAGGAGATTGAGAATTTGAAAGAGAAGTTGAAATCGGTTGCGGTGGTTAGTGGCGGAAGTGGTAGCCGGAAAAGTAGATCTCACTCTCATCATCATCAGTCAAAGAAGAAAGTTAACTACAGTAGTCAACTACCAG TTTCACCGTCGCCAATGCCGGAGCATTTCGAATCATGCATAAGTTCAGTAAAAGAAGGATCAAAATCATTCACATCGTTACTCCTCTCACTAATGAAATCAGCACATTGGGACATAGCAGCCACCGTTAGATCCATCGAAGCGTCCACCACAAGCACCCCGACAGCCACAGCAGACTCCATTGTAGGCCCGAATCACGCCAAATACGCCCTCGAATCATACGTCAACAGAAAAATCTTCCAAGGTTTTGATCATGAAACATTCTACATGGACGGAAGTCTGTCATCTCTCCTAAACCCTGACCAGTTCCGAACCGAATGCTTCACGCAATACCGCGATATGAAAGCGATGGATCCGATAGAGCTTCTTGGAGTCCTGCCCACGTGTCAGTTTGGGAAATTCTGCTCGAAAAAGTATATTTCGATTGTGCATCCGAAGATGGAGGAATCGTTGTTTGGGGATCTTGAACAGCGGCGGCAGGTGTTGGCCGGTAACCACCCGAGGACCCGGTTTTATGGAGAGTTTTTAGTGCTGGCTAAGGCGGTTTGGCTGCTTCATTTGGTTGCGTTTTCGTTGGATCCGCCGCCGACGCATTTTGAAGGGAGTCGAGGGGCAGAGTTTGACTCGCGGTATATGGAGAGTGTGGTGAGGTTTCCGGGCGGTAGGGTGGCTGCCGGACATGTGGTTGGGTTTCCGGTGAGTCCAGGGTTTAAGCTTGGGGATGGATCAGTTGTAAAAGCTAGGGTGTATGTTGTTCCTAGAAGTGAATTATAG